Proteins encoded in a region of the Myxococcus guangdongensis genome:
- a CDS encoding 4'-phosphopantetheinyl transferase family protein — translation MSTVGAPLELGPDEVHVWIVEPERILERHLLDAYWGLLDTAERQKQQRFRFERHQKQYLVSHALVRLTLSRYAPVPPTAWSFSTNAYGRPEIRGEHGARLRFNLSHTDGMALVAVGLDAELGADVEDAERKGETVEIADSFFAAPEVAALRALPESEQRGRFFEYWTLKESYIKARGAGLSLPLDQFAFHLEAGREPRISFDARMQDTPQTWRFMQLRPSARHQAAVAMRRPWNQPFRVRWQFTVPLASDAPPRFEAAEGVTPGSTSTG, via the coding sequence ATGTCGACTGTCGGCGCGCCGCTGGAGCTGGGTCCGGACGAAGTCCACGTGTGGATTGTGGAGCCCGAGCGCATCCTGGAGCGGCACCTCCTGGACGCGTACTGGGGCCTGTTGGACACAGCGGAGCGGCAGAAGCAGCAGCGCTTCCGCTTCGAGCGTCACCAGAAGCAGTACCTGGTGAGTCACGCGCTGGTGCGCCTGACGCTGTCGCGCTACGCGCCGGTGCCGCCCACGGCCTGGAGCTTCTCGACCAACGCCTACGGGCGGCCGGAGATTCGAGGCGAGCATGGCGCCCGGCTGCGCTTCAACCTGTCCCACACCGATGGCATGGCGCTGGTGGCGGTGGGGCTGGACGCGGAGCTGGGCGCGGACGTGGAGGACGCGGAGCGCAAGGGCGAGACGGTGGAGATCGCCGACAGCTTCTTCGCCGCCCCGGAGGTCGCGGCCCTCAGGGCCCTGCCCGAGAGCGAGCAGCGAGGCCGCTTCTTCGAGTACTGGACGCTCAAGGAGTCCTACATCAAGGCCCGGGGCGCGGGCCTGTCCCTGCCGTTGGACCAGTTCGCCTTCCACCTGGAGGCGGGCCGCGAGCCGCGCATCTCGTTCGATGCGCGGATGCAGGACACGCCCCAGACGTGGCGCTTCATGCAGCTGCGGCCCTCGGCGCGTCACCAGGCCGCGGTGGCGATGCGGCGGCCGTGGAATCAGCCGTTCCGCGTGCGCTGGCAGTTCACCGTCCCCCTGGCGTCGGACGCGCCGCCCCGCTTCGAGGCGGCGGAAGGGGTCACGCCGGGTTCGACATCCACCGGGTGA
- a CDS encoding sulfate adenylyltransferase subunit 1: protein MELLRFATAGSVDDGKSTLIGRLLHDTRSILEDQLAAVERTSRARGDEYVNLALLLDGLKAEREQGITIDVAYRYFATASRKFIIADTPGHLQYTRNMVTGASTADLALILVDARKGVLEQTRRHAFLASLLRVPHLVLCVNKMDLVGFDAAVFEAIREEFRQFSMKLDVTDLTFIPISALGGDNVVTRSEKMPWYQGPTLLHHLENVHIASDRNLIHVRFPVQTVLRPMSSKFPDYRAYAGQVLGGVLKPGDELMALPSGFTTRIRSLDLAGRQVAQAFPPMSVNVSLADELDISRGDLLCRPGNPPHVGQDLDAMVCWLSEGVPLQTGSRLALKHTTRSVRAQVKQLHYRLDINTLSRDEQSPRLALNEIGRVTLRTTAPLFFDAYRDNRHTGSFILIDEATNATVGAGMINGPAV from the coding sequence GTGGAACTGCTACGCTTCGCGACCGCGGGCTCCGTCGACGACGGCAAGAGCACCCTCATCGGCAGGCTGCTCCACGACACGCGTTCGATTCTGGAAGACCAGCTGGCCGCCGTGGAGCGCACCAGCCGCGCGCGCGGGGACGAGTACGTCAACCTGGCGCTGCTCCTGGACGGGCTCAAGGCCGAGCGCGAGCAGGGCATCACCATCGACGTGGCGTACCGCTACTTCGCCACCGCGAGCCGCAAGTTCATCATCGCCGACACGCCCGGGCACCTGCAGTACACGCGCAACATGGTGACGGGGGCGTCCACGGCGGACCTGGCGCTCATCCTGGTGGACGCGCGCAAGGGAGTGCTGGAGCAGACGCGGCGCCACGCGTTCCTCGCGTCGCTCCTGCGCGTGCCGCACCTGGTGCTGTGCGTGAACAAGATGGACCTGGTGGGCTTCGACGCCGCCGTCTTCGAGGCCATCCGCGAGGAGTTCCGCCAGTTCTCCATGAAGCTGGACGTGACGGACCTGACGTTCATCCCCATCTCCGCGCTGGGCGGGGACAACGTGGTGACGCGCTCGGAGAAGATGCCCTGGTATCAGGGGCCGACGCTGCTGCACCACCTGGAGAACGTGCACATCGCGTCGGACCGCAACCTCATCCACGTGCGCTTCCCCGTTCAGACGGTCCTGCGGCCCATGTCTTCGAAGTTCCCGGACTACCGCGCGTACGCGGGGCAGGTGCTGGGCGGCGTGCTCAAGCCGGGTGACGAGCTGATGGCGCTGCCGTCCGGCTTCACCACGCGCATCCGCTCGCTGGACCTGGCGGGGCGTCAGGTCGCGCAGGCGTTCCCGCCCATGTCCGTGAATGTCTCGCTGGCGGACGAGCTGGACATCAGCCGGGGCGACCTGCTGTGCCGCCCGGGCAACCCGCCGCACGTGGGGCAGGATCTGGACGCGATGGTGTGCTGGCTGTCGGAGGGCGTGCCGTTGCAGACGGGCTCGCGGCTGGCGCTCAAGCACACCACGCGCTCGGTGCGCGCGCAGGTGAAGCAGCTGCACTACCGGCTGGACATCAACACGCTCAGCCGTGACGAGCAGAGCCCCAGGCTGGCGCTCAACGAGATTGGCCGGGTGACGTTGCGCACCACGGCGCCGTTGTTCTTCGACGCGTACCGCGACAACCGGCACACAGGCAGCTTCATCCTCATCGACGAAGCGACGAACGCGACGGTGGGGGCCGGGATGATCAACGGCCCCGCCGTGTGA
- a CDS encoding thioesterase II family protein, with amino-acid sequence MPSAPTSNPNAPERWFPSRKPLPDARLRLFAFPFAGGSASIYSAWQGGLPPGVELCAVQLPGRERRLMEKPFDSLPALVDTLLPVLAPLLDKPFAFFGYSMGSRISLELTRRLQARNGPMPRGLVLAASGAPRESDRKPIHHLPQEQFIEELRRYDGTPEEILQHRELLELLVPTLRADFALAWWENGISPVKLDVPISVMGGTADKHVALPRLETWRDETRSPDFRIRHFEGGHFFLRAKQAELLAALGEDLTRWMSNPA; translated from the coding sequence ATGCCCAGTGCGCCCACCTCGAATCCGAACGCCCCCGAACGCTGGTTCCCTTCCCGAAAGCCCCTGCCGGACGCCCGGCTGAGGCTGTTCGCCTTCCCCTTCGCGGGCGGCAGCGCGTCCATCTACAGCGCCTGGCAGGGTGGCCTGCCGCCGGGCGTGGAGCTGTGCGCGGTGCAGCTGCCCGGCCGCGAGCGCCGGCTGATGGAGAAGCCCTTCGACAGCCTGCCCGCGCTGGTGGACACGCTGCTGCCGGTGCTGGCGCCGCTGCTGGACAAGCCCTTCGCCTTCTTCGGCTACAGCATGGGCTCGCGCATCTCCCTGGAGCTCACCCGGCGGCTGCAGGCGCGCAACGGCCCCATGCCCCGCGGGCTGGTGCTGGCCGCGTCCGGCGCGCCGCGCGAGTCGGACCGCAAGCCCATCCACCACCTGCCGCAGGAGCAGTTCATCGAGGAGCTGCGCCGCTACGACGGCACGCCGGAGGAGATCCTCCAGCACCGCGAGCTGCTGGAGCTGCTGGTGCCCACGCTGCGCGCGGACTTCGCGCTCGCGTGGTGGGAGAACGGCATCTCCCCCGTGAAGCTCGACGTGCCCATCTCCGTCATGGGGGGCACCGCCGACAAGCACGTGGCCCTCCCCCGCCTGGAGACGTGGCGCGACGAGACGCGCAGCCCGGACTTCCGCATCCGTCACTTCGAGGGCGGCCACTTCTTCCTGCGCGCGAAGCAGGCCGAGCTGCTCGCCGCGCTGGGCGAGGACCTCACCCGGTGGATGTCGAACCCGGCGTGA
- the cysC gene encoding adenylyl-sulfate kinase, producing MNRQGFILWLTGMSGAGKSTLSRALRERLAPERAVEVLDGDEVRTWLTRGLGFSREDREENARRIGHVARLLARHGVGVIVAAISPYQGSRAEVRALAAQVQVDFVEVYIEAPLDALISRDVKGLYKKALAGELPHFTGVSDPYEAPESPDVTVRSATEPVEAGVERVLDALRARGHLSPRAA from the coding sequence ATGAACCGGCAGGGCTTCATCCTCTGGCTGACGGGCATGTCGGGCGCGGGCAAGAGCACGCTCTCGCGGGCGCTCCGGGAGCGGCTGGCCCCCGAGCGCGCCGTGGAGGTGCTGGACGGTGACGAGGTGCGCACGTGGCTCACGCGCGGCTTGGGCTTCTCGCGCGAGGACCGCGAGGAGAACGCGCGGCGCATCGGCCATGTGGCGCGGCTGCTCGCCCGGCACGGCGTGGGCGTCATCGTCGCGGCCATCTCTCCGTACCAAGGCTCTCGCGCGGAGGTGCGCGCGCTGGCGGCCCAGGTGCAGGTGGACTTCGTGGAGGTCTACATCGAGGCGCCCCTGGACGCGCTCATCTCCCGCGACGTGAAGGGGCTCTACAAGAAGGCGCTGGCGGGGGAGCTGCCGCACTTCACCGGCGTCTCGGACCCCTACGAGGCCCCGGAGTCGCCGGACGTCACGGTCCGCTCGGCGACGGAGCCGGTGGAGGCGGGCGTGGAGCGCGTGCTGGACGCGCTCCGGGCGCGGGGCCACCTGTCGCCCCGCGCCGCGTGA
- the cysD gene encoding sulfate adenylyltransferase subunit CysD: protein MSYELSHLDALEAESVFIIREVVAELDSPVLLFSGGKDSAVMLHLAVKAFAPAPLPFPLLHVDTGHNFPEVLEYRDARVAELGARLLVASVQEAIDAGRVAEEKGPRASRNRAQTVPLLEAIEKHRFNAVFGGARRDEEKARAKERVFSFRDEFGQWDPKHQRPELWSLYNGRHRRGEHLRVFPLSNWTELDVWQYIAREGVALPSIYFSHRREVFRRDGMLMAWSPYLPLLPGEAVTTAAVRFRTVGDMTCTACVESEAVKVEDVISEIAASRVTERGASRADDKFSETAMEDRKREGYF, encoded by the coding sequence GTGAGCTACGAGCTTTCGCACCTGGACGCCCTCGAGGCGGAGTCGGTGTTCATCATCCGGGAGGTGGTCGCGGAGCTGGACAGCCCCGTGCTGCTGTTCTCCGGCGGCAAGGACTCCGCGGTGATGCTGCACCTGGCGGTGAAGGCGTTCGCGCCCGCGCCGCTGCCGTTCCCCCTCCTGCACGTGGACACCGGGCACAACTTCCCGGAGGTGCTCGAGTACCGGGACGCGCGCGTGGCCGAGCTGGGCGCGAGGCTCCTGGTGGCGTCGGTGCAGGAGGCCATCGACGCGGGACGGGTGGCGGAGGAGAAGGGCCCCCGCGCGTCGCGCAACCGGGCGCAGACGGTGCCGCTGCTCGAGGCCATCGAGAAGCACCGCTTCAACGCCGTCTTCGGCGGGGCGCGCCGGGACGAGGAGAAGGCGCGCGCGAAGGAGCGGGTGTTCTCCTTCCGCGACGAGTTCGGCCAGTGGGACCCCAAGCACCAGCGCCCCGAGCTCTGGAGCCTGTACAACGGCCGTCACCGCCGGGGTGAGCACCTGCGCGTCTTCCCGCTGTCCAACTGGACGGAGCTGGACGTGTGGCAGTACATCGCCCGCGAAGGTGTGGCGCTGCCCTCCATCTACTTCAGCCACCGGCGCGAGGTGTTCCGTCGGGACGGCATGTTGATGGCGTGGTCCCCGTACCTGCCGCTGCTGCCGGGCGAGGCGGTGACGACGGCGGCGGTGCGCTTCCGCACGGTGGGCGACATGACGTGCACCGCGTGCGTGGAGTCGGAGGCGGTGAAGGTGGAGGACGTCATCTCGGAGATTGCCGCCTCGCGCGTCACGGAGCGGGGCGCGAGCCGCGCGGACGACAAGTTCAGCGAGACGGCGATGGAAGACCGCAAGCGTGAGGGGTACTTCTAG
- a CDS encoding MBL fold metallo-hydrolase, with the protein MLDRPMYLKPNVAIEPLYNQWYAWWYLLSPATAPLFVTNLHQKLMQSFVANPDVHVAALKNPMLMGGPFINHPTAKAPRVKELLERTQKEQAHMLAYTKAVGELEQLLAPNNGGSLEALYSKVPDLLRGYVELTYDLSNRASARFIEPLLYKSRFYQESSQSVTLTQVDGDWRPYIFSTPRLEEDTPIWLNVPFRHEGLDALFRMRHTPGSPGQVAEMLGVPSKAAAAFADLFTDVVPRKAARYDGEGVRVRYFGHACVLLETKEVSILTDPVISYEFPTDLPRYTHADLPEHVDYVVITHGHADHLMMETLIQLRHRVGTIIVPRNNGNSLADPSLRLMLQATGFKNVVEIDDLQEIQIPGGSITGLPFIGEHSDLAIQAKTAHLVRLGGKSILMAADSNALEPRMYQHLRDIIGPIDILFLGMECEGGPMSWMYGPLLTNPLPRKMDQARRLNGSDCARAAEISNYLTPKEVYVYAMGQEPWLRHVMILVYDETAPQLIESNKYLEHCRAKGIQAERPYVRMERVL; encoded by the coding sequence ATGCTGGACCGACCGATGTACCTCAAGCCCAACGTGGCGATCGAGCCGCTGTACAACCAGTGGTACGCGTGGTGGTACCTGCTCTCGCCAGCCACCGCGCCCCTGTTCGTCACGAACCTGCACCAGAAGCTGATGCAGTCGTTCGTCGCGAACCCGGACGTGCACGTGGCCGCGCTGAAGAACCCCATGTTGATGGGCGGGCCCTTCATCAACCACCCCACGGCCAAGGCCCCGCGCGTGAAGGAGCTCCTGGAGCGCACGCAGAAGGAGCAGGCCCACATGCTCGCCTACACCAAGGCGGTGGGTGAGCTGGAGCAGCTGCTCGCGCCCAACAACGGCGGCTCTCTGGAGGCGCTCTATTCCAAGGTGCCCGACCTGCTGCGCGGCTACGTGGAGCTCACGTACGACTTGAGCAACCGCGCCAGCGCCCGGTTCATCGAGCCTCTGCTCTACAAGAGCCGCTTCTACCAGGAGTCCTCGCAGAGCGTGACGCTGACGCAGGTGGACGGCGACTGGCGCCCGTACATCTTCAGCACGCCGCGCCTGGAGGAGGACACGCCCATCTGGCTCAACGTGCCCTTCCGCCACGAGGGCCTGGACGCGCTGTTCCGCATGCGCCACACGCCGGGCTCCCCGGGCCAGGTGGCGGAGATGCTCGGCGTGCCGTCCAAGGCCGCCGCCGCGTTCGCCGACCTCTTCACCGACGTCGTGCCGCGCAAGGCCGCCCGCTATGACGGCGAGGGCGTGCGCGTGCGCTACTTCGGCCACGCGTGCGTGCTGCTGGAGACCAAGGAGGTGAGCATCCTCACCGACCCCGTCATCAGCTACGAGTTCCCCACGGACCTGCCGCGCTACACCCACGCGGACCTGCCCGAGCACGTGGACTACGTGGTCATCACCCACGGCCACGCCGACCACCTGATGATGGAGACGCTCATCCAGCTGCGTCACCGCGTGGGCACCATCATCGTCCCGCGCAACAACGGCAACTCGCTGGCGGACCCCTCACTGCGGCTGATGCTCCAGGCCACGGGCTTCAAGAACGTGGTGGAGATCGACGACCTGCAGGAGATTCAAATCCCCGGCGGCTCCATCACCGGCCTGCCCTTCATCGGCGAGCACAGCGACCTGGCCATCCAGGCGAAGACGGCGCACCTGGTGCGGCTGGGCGGCAAGTCCATCCTGATGGCGGCGGACTCCAACGCGCTCGAGCCTCGGATGTACCAGCACCTGCGCGACATCATCGGACCCATCGACATCCTCTTCCTCGGCATGGAGTGCGAGGGCGGCCCGATGAGCTGGATGTACGGCCCGCTGCTCACCAACCCCCTGCCCCGGAAGATGGACCAGGCCCGGCGCCTCAACGGCTCCGACTGCGCCCGCGCGGCGGAGATCTCCAACTACCTGACGCCCAAGGAGGTCTACGTCTACGCCATGGGTCAGGAGCCCTGGCTGCGCCACGTGATGATCCTCGTCTACGACGAGACGGCGCCCCAGCTCATCGAGTCCAACAAGTACCTGGAGCACTGCCGCGCCAAGGGCATCCAGGCCGAGCGCCCGTACGTGCGCATGGAGCGCGTGCTCTAG